The genomic DNA TGGTGCTTGGCAGTGTGCTGCTGCTCGCTTCCTGCGGCGATTCCTTCAATGACGCCTATTGTGAAGCCAACAACCACCGCAATCAGCAAACCGTCGAACACCTCACCAACGTCCTCGAGCAAAAGCGCAATCAGCCCGGACTCTATCTCGCGCGTGCCCGCTGCCACTACTTTCTCGGCGCCTATGCGCAAGCCCTGCAGGACGCGTCGGAGGTCATTCGCCGTCTGCCCAATAAAGCCGATGCCTATCTCCTTCGCGCCAAGGCAGGGAAGATGCTCGGCCAGATTCCACAGGCGCTGCAAGACTACAGCGCTGCCATTAAATTCCAGCCGACCGCCGAAGCCCATTATGGCCGTGGATTGACCTACGTGCGGGAATATCAGGGGAAGGATCGCGAAGCCCTGGAGGATTTCACCGCCGCCATTCGCCTCGATCCCAAACACGTCGGCGCCCACGCATTCCGCGCTCAAATCTACAGCCGCCACGAACAGTTTCAGCACGCACTTGCGGATTCGGAGCAGGTGCTCAAGCTCGATCCCACCACCCCCAATGCCTACTGCAATGTCGGCTTTGCGCACTATGCGCTGGGGCATGACGCCGAGGGCCGCAAGTTTCTCACCACCTGCTACCAGAAAGATGCCGATCCCCAGACGCGCGGCTATTACGAAACCGAAGTGAACAAGGTGCTGTATGCGCGGAAACCGAAGCGGAATTCCGGCGGGAGCTACGTTGCCGAAGGGCGGGAGGTGACGCCCTACGACCGGGAAATGGAACGGCAGCACAATGTGTACGAGAGTTTGCGGAATTCAGGCTTCAATGATCGGGCCGAGGCTTGCCGGACGGATGGGTCGAAATGCTAGGAGAGGGGCGGCCTGAGTAAGCCCCCTTGCTCGCGCAACGCGCGGCCTGAGAAGGCCCTCGTTGGACGACGCGCAGTGGGGGCTCACTCAGGCCGCCCCTTGAGGGAGTGAGGGGGAAGTGGAAGGAGCATTAGACACGGCCGGCTCACCGTCTCGCCGGCGTGCGCAGACGTGACGCTCCTTATTCGTCGCGTCGTGCACCTCGCAGACCGCGCACAATACACGGAATCCTTACCCACGCGTGGAGGTAAAGCCACCTCACGTTTTTGTTCTCCGCGGTTCGACTTATCCTGACTCAAGGCGATCTTGTTGTCATTTCCCTCCGTACCGATTTTTCTCCGCCAAGCATTCATATCAATCCCTCCGCTACACGGCAATCATGCGTGTTGACCTATTACGAACAGAGTGCTAGATGGAAACTGCGTCTCACGTGGGTCGCCCTAAAAATGCACGTATTTATGGTTAGGAAAGTTTTGACAACATGAGTGAGCACGGGTATTCTCCCTGCCTGAATGTGAGCCATGTACGATTTTGTCAGCCTGATTCGCGCATGCATCAAAGTTTTTGAATGTGAATTCAATCTCGGTATCATTCCAGCTGCACATGGTGGATTGAGGAGTTGCTCGAAGGCGAAATTTATACTACTCGTCTATGTTCAATTGAGGAGGCAGCCCCATGGACTTGAATAGTAATCAAGAGGCCGTTGTAGGTCGGTCGTTCTGCAATCCTGTCCCCATGGACATTGTGCAGTCTTGGCTCAAGGGCGAATACCTTGTGGGGCAATCAGAGGCTGCCGGGTATGACTATATTGGCTGGTCGCTAATGGTGAGAGGTCATTATGGCTATGTTGTTACTAGTGATCCGACAACCAATGAACTGAAGGAAGAAATTGTAAGTCGGTTTGAGCAGGGTTTTATGGTGAAACAGGGCACGAAGAAGCTGGCCATTAGTCATGGAGGAATTGCCTTCATTGATATTCAGGATGGGGAGCTTCATTACCAGGGTGTTCGCCTGTTCAGCAACTGCGTAATGTACAACAAATCATCAGAAGCTGATGCCCCCTTGTTTTGGAAGTCCATGTTTTCAAAGCTAACGAGAATAAATAAGGATGGCGATCCCCATTTGTATTTCGGCCAGGTCTTATACGAGCCACAAGCAGATGAAGCCTATAGGACAGTGATCGAGGCACTCGCGAAAAAATTTGAACCAGGAAACGCGAAAGATTGCTTGGTCCATGGATTCTTAACGCAGCATCGCGCATTTGAACCAGTTTGCTCGTCTGCCGTCTCCGAGGATCAGATGCTTAAGTTTCGCGAGTCCGCTAGCAAATATCTCTCAGAAGAATATGAGGAGAATTTAACGGTCGTCGTAAGTGGCGCAAAAGCCGAAGATGCAGACGATGTCAGCGGACTAGTCCACATCAAGCTGGAGAAGTGGATGTTGCAGAATCTGGAGGGGGAGCTTCAGACGGTCACGCTCAAGGACGACTGGCTTCCTAAAAACAAGGGCGAGATATGGTGGTTCCCCCTGTGAATCCCCGTCGATGAAGAGGGATGCATTAGGCCTGGAGGGACAGTAGCATGACCATGACCTTTGACTATCTGAAGAGCCTACATGAACTACCGCTGCATGACACGAAAACATTACAGTGTGCTCTTCCTCCAAAAATATATAGCCCCGCTCTTGCTGATGTTGCGTCCTGTCATCCTGTTTATAGCAGCCAATTAAAGGGTGCAAAATCCCTGCTTCGAAGCTATTTCGATGACAAAATAAGAGGCCAGTCGCCGCTCAATTGCCTCTTGCTTGGGCCTCCTGGAGCAGGAAAAACATTTATTGCCGAGGCGATAGGAAAGTCTCATGACCGCAACCAAGTTATCGAGGAGATTAATTTGTCCCTTGATAGCGATGCTCAAGTCATTTTGGCAAAGATTGGTGCAGCGAGGAAACGTCCCCGGGTGGTTTTTCTTGATGAGTTTGATGTCACCGTCGATGGATCTTCTGTCGTGCGTTATCTGTTGGATCCGATTACAAGGAAGGAGCATGCGAAGACGGTCTTTATTTTCTCTGGCAGCTATCTGAAGAATCGAAGCATTCTTAATACTCTCTGTCGCAATACAGCTGACTTCGATCTTTTGCGGTTTCTCTTCGATGTGTTCATGTCGGAGAGTAATCGGGATGCCGCAACATTCGTTAGGCAGCTGCATCAAATGTCAGCCCTATACCGTGAATCTAAGCAAGCCCTATCACCGAATAGTGATCTCCTAAACTACCTCAGACAATTACATAAGATTCGTGACTTTCTCTCCCGGATTAATGGGTTTGTGATCCAAATCCCAGATATTGCATCACCGCTGGCCATTACTGATCCCATGCTCGCTC from Nitrospira sp. ND1 includes the following:
- a CDS encoding tetratricopeptide repeat protein produces the protein MGRAGRIVRGIMVLGSVLLLASCGDSFNDAYCEANNHRNQQTVEHLTNVLEQKRNQPGLYLARARCHYFLGAYAQALQDASEVIRRLPNKADAYLLRAKAGKMLGQIPQALQDYSAAIKFQPTAEAHYGRGLTYVREYQGKDREALEDFTAAIRLDPKHVGAHAFRAQIYSRHEQFQHALADSEQVLKLDPTTPNAYCNVGFAHYALGHDAEGRKFLTTCYQKDADPQTRGYYETEVNKVLYARKPKRNSGGSYVAEGREVTPYDREMERQHNVYESLRNSGFNDRAEACRTDGSKC
- a CDS encoding AAA family ATPase — encoded protein: MTMTFDYLKSLHELPLHDTKTLQCALPPKIYSPALADVASCHPVYSSQLKGAKSLLRSYFDDKIRGQSPLNCLLLGPPGAGKTFIAEAIGKSHDRNQVIEEINLSLDSDAQVILAKIGAARKRPRVVFLDEFDVTVDGSSVVRYLLDPITRKEHAKTVFIFSGSYLKNRSILNTLCRNTADFDLLRFLFDVFMSESNRDAATFVRQLHQMSALYRESKQALSPNSDLLNYLRQLHKIRDFLSRINGFVIQIPDIASPLAITDPMLALRPHEKGKRSEVFLWKGKVLPEDVREFAVKLGNNACKYQSPIEPLLDYKNMILTERLGLVLSLLPKPEWKDSEKGRDEPELPRFISHRLLNYLVMVPVEHNVRSLKFMIEHCLEFNRVEKNSIVKVGQEEEQFPNGEEFLLRKDLRLLFEMHVNKEPFFDSPTGLWRLLGATQNHDIFKRTGAELLRVPYDKEWKDEMKRRTARNGNKSNVP